One Lachnospiraceae bacterium C1.1 genomic region harbors:
- a CDS encoding amino acid adenylation domain-containing protein yields MNKSNSDNVVKMFEEQVETVPQKTAVTGNTASLTYQELNEYANRLANALICHGIERDDIVMIFLPRNFIYYAVNIGVLKSGAAFTTVNTAYPDERIKFICEDSGCRYIISSTKIYRERRELFDSLGVRPLFLENLLTSQWPNNPDREIASNDLAYCIYTSGSTGRPKGVMIEHGNLYNFLEHDPENREVMEIIDHGNTVIACAALTFDFSLMEEFIPLTSGMTVVMASDEQIMNPLLFNEQMLKNNVDTLMCTPSFLDMLLSVPALREALGKLKALDMGAEAFPPDLYNNIRKVNQDVIIINGYGPTETTISCISKIITSAENITIGKPASNVSCYIVDDELNEVEKGELGELLICGRGVGRGYIKLEEQTKKAFVSFRGMRAYRSGDLARLDDNGEIDFRGRMDSQVKLRGLRIELQEIESIMSNCPLIGKCAATAVDNRYLCFYYTLNDPALSEDEARGRIREFAKDKLAHYMIPDIYVRLEEMPLTANWKIDRKKLPRPEIKTEEGKPAETDMQKMILKLISDIIKRPIGGIDTDLLELGITSLDFMKITAALGEKYKIPLRISDISSSGNIEDLERKIIGKQNAEDTDDIRRTPAMITQGMYYRLWHMYNSTENVMPVMIRLNRSLPAEKLTDAVRRASLIHPGLFLKFDDDDEKLMVSIPETSEMEKLARNIPVKVIRIQETELSSLLSDVGKELIYPDKDYYDFRIIETEQYKYLVMRFSHVLGDGDSVSIFIDDILRILDGRTIVEESVNIVQYAAENNLMMESLRTSGVETYYDKLLGKLHEFPSIPDAEDTEEIGFNDTALNLRISGQELEKITDILSISENIFFAGITALILGHFFNCSTFPLLIVYNGRDDYRVKNTFGILVSPVLVAVDADKSLSLKEYMRNISRQFFEGVSEPLEPEKMHELYPGWTDFLFIYQSADNSEHTLYGETVREEWLSNMTEGEEDEIFENMVDNEEETEPDILTITAERWASDQSKFQIFEDEDGYACNITLPLGKFDKAVPTAMLEDMIRICAKIRENPDNIHIGDLFDE; encoded by the coding sequence ATGAATAAATCAAACTCTGATAATGTAGTAAAAATGTTTGAGGAACAGGTGGAGACAGTTCCTCAGAAAACGGCTGTGACAGGGAATACTGCTTCATTAACATATCAGGAACTGAACGAGTATGCAAACAGACTGGCAAATGCACTAATCTGTCACGGGATTGAAAGGGATGATATCGTCATGATATTTCTCCCGCGCAATTTTATCTACTATGCGGTCAATATCGGAGTACTTAAATCCGGCGCTGCGTTTACAACAGTAAATACTGCATATCCTGACGAGCGGATAAAATTTATCTGTGAAGATTCCGGATGCAGATATATCATAAGTTCAACAAAGATATACAGAGAGAGACGTGAGCTTTTTGACAGTCTCGGAGTGAGACCGCTTTTCCTTGAAAACCTTCTCACTTCACAATGGCCGAATAACCCGGACAGGGAAATTGCTTCTAATGATCTTGCCTATTGTATCTATACTTCCGGCTCAACGGGAAGACCAAAGGGAGTCATGATCGAGCATGGAAATTTATATAATTTCCTGGAGCATGATCCTGAGAACAGGGAAGTAATGGAAATAATAGATCATGGAAACACTGTCATAGCCTGTGCAGCCTTAACCTTTGACTTTTCCCTCATGGAGGAATTCATACCGCTGACAAGCGGAATGACTGTTGTAATGGCATCGGATGAACAGATAATGAATCCACTGCTTTTCAATGAACAGATGCTGAAAAATAATGTGGATACTCTGATGTGTACTCCGAGCTTTCTTGATATGCTTCTTTCCGTACCGGCGCTGCGTGAGGCTTTGGGAAAGCTTAAGGCATTGGACATGGGTGCAGAAGCATTTCCTCCTGATCTGTACAACAATATCAGGAAGGTAAATCAGGACGTTATCATCATAAACGGATACGGACCGACAGAAACGACCATAAGCTGTATATCAAAGATAATAACCTCGGCTGAAAATATCACCATAGGCAAGCCTGCCTCAAATGTATCCTGCTACATAGTGGATGATGAGCTAAATGAAGTCGAAAAAGGCGAACTTGGAGAACTCCTGATCTGCGGCAGGGGAGTCGGACGTGGATATATCAAGCTTGAAGAGCAGACAAAGAAAGCTTTCGTCAGCTTCCGGGGAATGAGGGCATATAGAAGCGGAGACCTTGCGAGGCTGGACGATAATGGGGAGATTGACTTCAGAGGCAGGATGGACAGCCAGGTCAAGCTTAGGGGGCTTCGTATAGAACTGCAGGAAATCGAGAGCATCATGTCAAACTGCCCGCTGATAGGGAAATGCGCCGCAACGGCAGTCGATAACCGATATCTCTGCTTTTACTATACCTTAAATGATCCTGCGCTTTCAGAAGATGAAGCCAGAGGAAGGATACGCGAATTTGCAAAAGATAAGCTTGCCCATTACATGATTCCCGATATTTATGTGCGGCTTGAAGAAATGCCGCTGACGGCGAACTGGAAAATTGACAGAAAGAAGCTTCCCCGTCCGGAAATCAAAACGGAAGAAGGAAAGCCTGCAGAGACGGATATGCAGAAGATGATATTGAAGCTCATATCCGATATCATTAAACGCCCGATCGGTGGAATAGATACAGATTTACTTGAACTGGGGATCACTTCTCTTGATTTCATGAAAATAACTGCGGCATTGGGAGAAAAATATAAGATCCCGCTCAGGATCTCCGATATAAGCAGCAGCGGAAATATCGAGGATCTGGAAAGGAAGATCATTGGAAAACAGAACGCGGAAGATACGGACGATATAAGAAGAACTCCTGCAATGATAACGCAGGGAATGTATTACAGGCTCTGGCACATGTATAATTCTACGGAGAATGTGATGCCGGTGATGATAAGGCTTAACAGAAGTCTCCCTGCGGAAAAACTGACGGATGCAGTACGCAGGGCTTCGCTTATTCATCCGGGGCTTTTCCTGAAGTTTGATGACGATGACGAAAAGCTGATGGTGTCTATTCCGGAGACTTCAGAGATGGAAAAGCTTGCCCGGAACATACCTGTAAAGGTCATCAGGATTCAGGAAACGGAACTGTCTTCACTGCTGTCTGATGTAGGGAAGGAACTTATCTATCCGGATAAGGATTACTATGACTTCCGGATCATTGAGACTGAGCAATATAAATATCTTGTAATGCGTTTTTCCCATGTCCTTGGTGACGGGGACTCAGTAAGCATCTTTATAGATGATATTTTAAGAATACTTGACGGCAGGACGATAGTGGAGGAGTCAGTTAACATTGTCCAATATGCAGCTGAAAATAATCTTATGATGGAAAGTTTAAGAACATCAGGGGTGGAAACTTACTATGATAAACTCTTAGGAAAGCTGCATGAGTTTCCTTCAATACCTGATGCAGAAGATACAGAAGAAATCGGCTTCAACGATACTGCATTAAATCTAAGGATTTCGGGACAGGAGCTTGAAAAAATAACTGATATACTGTCCATATCCGAAAATATATTTTTTGCAGGAATCACGGCACTTATACTTGGACACTTTTTCAACTGCAGCACGTTTCCTCTGCTGATCGTTTATAACGGAAGAGACGATTACCGTGTTAAAAACACTTTTGGAATTCTGGTGAGTCCGGTTCTGGTAGCTGTGGATGCCGATAAATCCTTAAGCTTAAAAGAATACATGAGAAATATAAGCAGACAGTTTTTTGAAGGAGTATCGGAACCTCTGGAACCGGAAAAAATGCATGAATTATATCCGGGATGGACGGATTTCCTGTTTATATACCAGTCTGCCGATAATTCGGAACATACGCTTTACGGAGAAACTGTCAGGGAAGAATGGCTTTCAAACATGACAGAGGGAGAAGAGGATGAGATATTTGAAAACATGGTGGATAATGAAGAAGAAACCGAGCCGGACATTCTGACAATTACGGCTGAACGTTGGGCTTCTGATCAGTCAAAATTCCAGATATTTGAAGATGAGGACGGCTATGCCTGCAATATCACTCTGCCGCTTGGAAAATTTGATAAAGCTGTGCCAACTGCCATGCTGGAGGATATGATCCGAATCTGCGCAAAGATTAGGGAAAATCCGGATAATATCCATATTGGAGACTTATTTGATGAATGA
- a CDS encoding acyl-CoA carboxylase subunit beta gives MWDKSFRDELKKRREKAYNPGGKERVEKQHAKGKLTARERIELLVDRDTFVEIAGFQISDVPVEGVHNKDFPGDGVVTGYGLINGRQVFISSQDFTVMGGTISKGNSHKICQLIKLAIDHKAPYISLNDSGGARIDEGIYALDACSAILHANVMASGVIPQIAVILGPCAGVSSYSPALMDFVIMQEDNGQMYLTGPEVVKSAIGQTTTAGELGGAKVHMAESGLAHFCYKDDANCIAKVRELLDYLPQSYDEQPYWKEYPDIDYSDQLENLVPDNTRKPYDMRPVILSIADGGLFLEVQREYAKNIVIGFMRIGGESVGIVANQPKELAGSLDAKASEKAARFIRFCDAFSIPLIAMVDVPGYMPGIEQEHGGVIRRGAKLLYAFSEATVPKITLILRKAHGGAYLAMNSKSLGADYVFAWPTAQIAIMSAEAAVGVIKRRELKTAEDPEELMEEYKKEYEEEYYNPYYSASIGMIDEVILPEETRKRILQAIHAFRNKVTENPRRRHGNIPL, from the coding sequence ATGTGGGATAAGTCATTTAGGGATGAATTGAAAAAAAGAAGGGAAAAGGCATATAACCCCGGCGGAAAGGAAAGGGTAGAGAAGCAGCACGCCAAGGGCAAACTCACTGCAAGAGAGAGAATAGAGCTTCTGGTTGACAGGGATACATTTGTAGAAATTGCAGGCTTCCAGATATCCGATGTGCCCGTGGAGGGAGTCCACAATAAAGACTTTCCGGGAGACGGTGTTGTTACAGGCTATGGTCTTATCAACGGACGTCAGGTTTTTATTTCATCCCAGGATTTTACAGTCATGGGTGGAACGATAAGTAAGGGAAATTCACATAAAATATGCCAGCTTATAAAGCTGGCAATAGATCATAAGGCTCCGTATATATCGCTGAATGACAGCGGAGGTGCCAGGATTGACGAAGGAATATATGCTCTGGATGCCTGCTCGGCTATACTTCATGCAAATGTGATGGCATCAGGAGTAATACCGCAGATTGCAGTCATTTTGGGACCCTGCGCCGGTGTATCAAGCTATTCTCCGGCACTTATGGACTTTGTGATCATGCAGGAAGATAACGGGCAGATGTATCTTACAGGACCGGAAGTTGTGAAGTCGGCAATAGGTCAGACGACAACGGCGGGAGAGCTTGGCGGTGCCAAAGTGCACATGGCAGAGTCCGGGCTTGCACATTTCTGCTATAAGGATGATGCAAACTGTATTGCAAAGGTCAGGGAACTCCTTGATTATCTGCCGCAGAGCTATGATGAGCAGCCTTATTGGAAGGAATATCCGGACATAGATTATTCAGACCAGCTTGAGAATCTGGTTCCCGATAATACAAGAAAACCCTACGATATGCGACCGGTGATACTTTCAATTGCTGATGGTGGATTATTCCTTGAAGTACAGAGAGAATATGCAAAAAACATCGTTATAGGATTTATGCGTATCGGAGGAGAATCTGTAGGTATAGTTGCAAATCAGCCAAAGGAACTGGCGGGAAGCCTGGATGCAAAAGCATCGGAAAAAGCAGCACGCTTTATCCGTTTCTGCGATGCTTTCAGCATACCGCTTATTGCAATGGTAGACGTGCCGGGATATATGCCGGGAATTGAGCAGGAACATGGCGGTGTGATCCGAAGGGGTGCTAAGCTGCTCTATGCTTTCTCGGAAGCAACAGTGCCTAAAATAACGCTTATATTGCGAAAGGCACATGGCGGGGCTTATCTTGCAATGAATTCAAAAAGCCTTGGTGCAGATTATGTATTTGCATGGCCTACGGCACAGATTGCCATAATGAGCGCAGAAGCGGCAGTCGGTGTAATTAAGCGCAGGGAACTTAAAACCGCGGAGGATCCGGAAGAACTTATGGAAGAGTATAAAAAGGAGTACGAGGAAGAGTACTATAATCCTTATTATTCAGCTTCCATAGGAATGATAGATGAGGTCATACTTCCTGAAGAGACGAGAAAGAGGATATTGCAGGCTATTCACGCTTTTAGAAATAAAGTAACGGAAAATCCAAGACGCAGGCATGGCAATATACCTTTATAA
- a CDS encoding MATE family efflux transporter: MNDIEKDDDIELSRHYTIPGLIRYAAVPMLTMLLVSIYMVVDGLFIANFTSETSYAGCILVTPYVMIFPAIGFMVGGGGNALLGKLLGENERERAVDVFSMLVEFTLIAVIVTTTIGALFMKSFLTMQGASGELLSEALSYGKIVMLGTVFLALQYELQLFMITSGKEELTFVYTLIAGITNIGLDAFLILVVGMGVRGAAIGTITAQFVGSLLPFIYYIRSRKKDEAILFFRWTKCEFKPIADSCINGLSEMIENIAESIAGFVYNYKLMAIAGEAGVDSYGSVMYVFIIFTVLFVGFNESLVPMIGYHYGARNLTELKGLIKKCFLILFGYSLLFAVISIGFANQLSAIFSDGNKVIYELGVTGFRICGISLLLKGCAMFFPSLYTGLNNGWLSALLSLFEILVFPVISVLILPVFFGMDGVWWSEPFSWLLSAIMCVIVVRLSNDYKEIYNKINF; the protein is encoded by the coding sequence ATGAATGATATAGAAAAAGATGATGATATAGAGCTTTCGAGACATTATACGATACCGGGACTTATCAGATATGCAGCCGTTCCCATGCTCACGATGCTGCTTGTCTCGATATATATGGTCGTGGACGGGCTGTTCATAGCTAATTTCACGTCAGAAACGTCCTATGCAGGTTGTATCCTCGTTACACCATATGTAATGATATTTCCTGCGATAGGCTTTATGGTAGGAGGCGGAGGAAATGCGCTTCTGGGCAAGCTGTTGGGAGAGAATGAGCGTGAAAGGGCAGTTGACGTCTTTTCGATGCTGGTTGAGTTTACACTGATAGCTGTTATTGTGACGACAACTATTGGAGCTTTATTTATGAAAAGCTTCCTGACTATGCAGGGGGCTTCGGGAGAGCTTCTTTCGGAAGCTCTTTCGTATGGGAAAATTGTAATGCTGGGAACTGTATTTCTGGCTCTGCAGTATGAACTTCAGCTTTTTATGATAACCTCAGGTAAAGAAGAACTGACTTTTGTATATACACTGATTGCCGGAATAACAAATATCGGACTGGATGCTTTCCTGATCCTTGTGGTTGGAATGGGAGTCAGGGGAGCTGCAATAGGTACAATTACCGCACAGTTTGTCGGAAGCCTTCTACCCTTCATATACTATATAAGGAGCAGGAAAAAAGACGAAGCCATTCTTTTTTTCAGATGGACAAAATGCGAATTTAAGCCTATTGCCGATTCATGCATTAACGGACTTTCAGAGATGATCGAAAATATAGCGGAGAGCATTGCAGGCTTTGTCTACAATTATAAACTTATGGCGATAGCAGGAGAGGCCGGAGTAGATTCTTATGGTTCAGTTATGTATGTTTTCATAATCTTTACCGTTTTATTTGTCGGCTTTAATGAGAGCCTGGTTCCTATGATCGGCTACCATTATGGTGCAAGGAATCTTACTGAACTTAAAGGTCTGATAAAAAAGTGCTTTTTGATACTTTTTGGCTATTCACTGCTTTTTGCTGTCATTTCAATAGGCTTTGCAAATCAGCTTTCTGCAATATTTTCCGATGGCAATAAAGTAATCTATGAACTGGGGGTTACAGGTTTCAGAATCTGTGGGATATCTCTATTGCTGAAGGGATGTGCAATGTTCTTTCCGTCACTCTATACCGGTCTTAATAACGGCTGGCTGTCTGCACTTTTATCGCTGTTTGAAATACTGGTATTTCCTGTGATATCAGTGCTTATCCTTCCTGTATTCTTCGGAATGGACGGAGTATGGTGGTCGGAGCCCTTTTCGTGGCTTTTGTCAGCAATCATGTGTGTAATAGTTGTAAGGCTTTCAAATGATTATAAGGAAATCTATAATAAAATCAATTTTTGA
- a CDS encoding anti-sigma factor antagonist (This anti-anti-sigma factor, or anti-sigma factor antagonist, belongs to a family that includes characterized members SpoIIAA, RsbV, RsfA, and RsfB.): MDIDIRKETENREMTISLSGRLDALSLRELEKKFEEAISENEGISEVFINMEDLEYISSAGLRFLLSNYKRMTAAGGNLTVVRPSEPVMEVLSMTGFDNLIPIEYERTDIPLKEDHNLYPLRPNQRMMMDLHFIKASSTMMNMRTLLRLDPSLNLELFRDAINAAVQDHDIFRCHFVIDTETGDIKQRFDGKFAEIEIEDLTEEELNKTLRNLSQPYKISECPLWHFRLLRSGTEQYFYYDCYHAIMDGVSSVALFYRQIDRYYKELSKGKTVSELRRIRSSYAGLIRSEMASGNDNTDEAKKYWEEKLAGYTDEGYTLPADLDEKSGEEEAEYPLDMIRKDFFHTVPYHENEFFMGAAMLALSIAIGRKDIIMTYVHSGRTSAKEFGIMGLMLEDMVMCFDFNKDMSVNDYIAEIETTAKEDLKNRKGLETVYERMAGLECPEFIFQKGAIGRRGELTYGDTKAVMVPLPEDENNVNDSTVKIELNAHDDGSYSVVICYDPGSYSKPAIDDFAKTFRNVIIKMQQGKSVFEIIKEGK, translated from the coding sequence ATGGATATCGATATCAGAAAAGAAACGGAAAACAGAGAAATGACCATCAGTCTTTCAGGAAGGTTGGATGCACTGTCATTGAGAGAACTTGAGAAAAAGTTTGAGGAAGCCATTTCTGAAAACGAAGGAATCAGCGAAGTTTTTATTAACATGGAGGATCTGGAATATATCTCATCAGCAGGACTCAGGTTTCTTCTGTCAAATTATAAGCGTATGACAGCTGCCGGAGGAAACCTGACAGTGGTAAGACCCTCAGAGCCTGTCATGGAAGTGTTATCAATGACAGGCTTTGATAACCTGATACCTATCGAATATGAAAGGACGGACATCCCGCTTAAGGAAGACCATAATCTATATCCTCTGAGGCCTAATCAGCGTATGATGATGGATCTTCATTTCATTAAAGCAAGTTCGACAATGATGAATATGAGAACGCTTTTACGTCTGGATCCGTCTTTGAATCTGGAACTGTTCAGGGATGCAATAAATGCCGCAGTTCAGGATCATGATATTTTCAGATGCCATTTTGTTATTGATACCGAGACCGGAGACATAAAGCAGCGGTTTGACGGAAAATTCGCCGAAATAGAAATAGAAGATCTGACGGAAGAAGAACTTAATAAGACTTTAAGAAATTTAAGTCAACCGTACAAGATCAGCGAATGTCCATTATGGCATTTCCGACTCCTGCGCTCAGGAACCGAACAGTATTTTTATTATGACTGCTACCATGCAATTATGGATGGGGTGTCATCGGTAGCTCTTTTCTACCGTCAGATTGACAGATATTACAAGGAATTATCAAAGGGAAAGACTGTGTCAGAGCTTCGGCGGATACGATCAAGCTATGCAGGGCTTATACGGAGCGAAATGGCTTCCGGTAATGACAATACAGATGAAGCCAAAAAATATTGGGAAGAAAAACTGGCAGGTTATACAGATGAGGGATATACACTGCCTGCCGACCTGGATGAAAAAAGTGGCGAAGAGGAGGCTGAATATCCGCTTGATATGATAAGAAAGGATTTCTTCCATACTGTTCCTTACCATGAAAACGAATTTTTCATGGGAGCAGCAATGCTGGCACTTTCCATAGCTATTGGCAGAAAGGACATTATAATGACCTATGTTCATAGTGGAAGAACTTCTGCAAAGGAATTCGGTATTATGGGGCTTATGCTTGAGGATATGGTAATGTGCTTTGACTTTAATAAGGATATGAGCGTAAATGATTATATTGCTGAAATAGAAACTACTGCTAAGGAGGATCTGAAAAACAGAAAAGGACTGGAAACAGTTTATGAAAGGATGGCAGGCTTGGAATGTCCGGAATTTATATTTCAGAAGGGCGCTATAGGAAGAAGGGGTGAATTAACCTACGGAGATACAAAAGCCGTGATGGTTCCACTGCCTGAAGATGAGAATAATGTCAATGACAGTACTGTTAAAATTGAGCTGAATGCACATGACGACGGCAGTTATTCGGTAGTTATATGCTATGATCCCGGTAGCTATTCGAAACCGGCAATAGATGATTTCGCAAAAACATTCAGGAACGTCATCATAAAAATGCAACAGGGCAAGAGTGTTTTTGAGATAATTAAAGAAGGAAAATAA
- a CDS encoding DUF6240 domain-containing protein, protein MKIRFEQYEQQTINGNPAPIEALEIAGSGERGRDEKNQFLVDLKSSDNSAAYGFKGIKKDSKKSIAEMVENAENYDAETASRFMAVMSNTMSEKDFNKMMEEGYDPASMEIAEAVTNLDRIKVTLAESGTVITGFNDNIDRNTAAEITGSISAGNKVADAEVTDSAVNMLPKITDEEINREIENALEEADLPPANENIESVREAFDKAKGIKELSDNGRLYMVNNGLEPTIENVYEAEYSSGSGQYRSAKGYFSVDGSAYMASKAENIDFNSIAGQIDEVIEAAGFQTDESLRNDAKWLVENGVALTKESFTLFEDLKLMEIPPDDNLILGEITDALRQGKDATDAYLISGYRKIKNSRILEEIRLQMTHKANAAMAESDFSLDTEELSDKVDLLKEKENIYYRLAFGGRSSESGDVEDDIDLFNETLRKVGEIKGMPVDLMARFSSAEEFTLNDVYDVGNSLKQRYENTMKNYEAVGTEVRTDLGDNIQDAFKNVDEILKSLGFEASYDNQRAVRILGYNNIAITANNIENVRYVDSQVRSLIDKMNPATTVRLIQMRIDPMEIDVGTLSDIVDTFSEEDDTNANNYAKFLLNLEHNNEISDEEATSYIGIYRLFDKIVKSDGAIIGSLISSGKDLTLKNLLTESRNQKKYGKIDELIDDEHIKTEAQENSENLKIDTQIDTAFRDDYLRHSTKEILRRMTPDALKHSDINEESSLNDILKSIEEYSEKNEEAAKVEYELTANELREAAKADVEIFNILRQLDVKVSAENINAAAEIFRNRGSIFSKLFDEADDEEKEDIEENAEDLAESFDDEESAKKAYADFMKKSADILREKEMQKDKSIDLKALQLVGKELSVAKSLSDHEDYEMPVFIDGKLTSVNLRIVHGDGEGRVDVRIETESLGNVSASFTVRDGNVDGTIISDKMAASLKWRNGTEEFGESLKNNGLSLKNLNIVTEMNVRNTRILKENGSAAGRKLQKTDSAALYKTAKCFIAVIRKI, encoded by the coding sequence ATGAAGATAAGATTTGAACAGTACGAGCAACAGACTATAAACGGAAATCCTGCTCCTATAGAGGCGCTTGAAATTGCGGGAAGCGGAGAACGAGGAAGGGATGAGAAAAATCAGTTCTTAGTTGACCTTAAAAGCAGTGATAATTCAGCTGCTTATGGCTTTAAGGGAATTAAGAAGGATTCTAAAAAATCCATTGCCGAAATGGTAGAGAATGCCGAAAATTATGATGCGGAAACTGCTTCAAGATTTATGGCAGTCATGTCGAATACCATGTCTGAGAAAGACTTCAATAAAATGATGGAGGAGGGTTATGATCCCGCCTCGATGGAGATTGCTGAAGCCGTTACGAACCTTGACAGGATAAAGGTCACCCTTGCGGAATCAGGAACGGTTATCACGGGCTTTAATGATAATATTGACAGGAATACGGCAGCGGAGATAACCGGAAGCATTTCTGCCGGAAATAAGGTTGCTGACGCAGAGGTTACAGACAGTGCAGTAAATATGCTCCCGAAAATCACTGATGAGGAAATAAACCGCGAGATAGAAAATGCTCTTGAAGAGGCCGATTTACCGCCTGCAAATGAGAATATAGAATCTGTCAGGGAAGCCTTTGACAAAGCCAAGGGCATTAAAGAGCTTTCTGACAATGGCAGACTCTATATGGTAAATAACGGTCTTGAGCCCACAATAGAGAATGTTTATGAGGCTGAATACAGTTCCGGCAGCGGTCAATACAGGTCTGCAAAGGGTTATTTCAGCGTTGACGGTTCTGCCTATATGGCTTCAAAGGCTGAAAATATTGATTTTAATAGCATCGCAGGTCAGATTGATGAGGTTATCGAAGCGGCAGGCTTTCAGACAGATGAGAGTCTCAGGAATGATGCCAAATGGCTCGTTGAAAACGGCGTTGCGCTTACAAAGGAATCCTTCACATTATTCGAAGACCTGAAGCTTATGGAGATTCCGCCTGATGATAATCTGATTTTGGGCGAAATAACCGATGCACTCAGGCAGGGTAAAGACGCGACCGACGCTTATCTTATCTCGGGTTACAGGAAAATAAAAAACAGCAGGATATTAGAGGAAATCAGGCTGCAGATGACGCACAAGGCTAATGCGGCTATGGCTGAAAGTGATTTTTCCCTTGACACAGAAGAACTCAGCGATAAGGTTGATCTGCTTAAGGAAAAAGAAAATATTTATTACAGACTTGCTTTCGGAGGCAGGTCTTCCGAGTCAGGCGACGTGGAAGATGACATCGACCTTTTTAACGAGACTTTAAGGAAGGTCGGTGAAATAAAGGGGATGCCCGTTGACCTCATGGCGCGTTTTTCTTCGGCAGAGGAATTTACGCTGAATGATGTCTATGACGTTGGAAATTCCCTTAAACAGCGATATGAAAATACCATGAAGAATTATGAGGCTGTAGGAACCGAAGTAAGGACCGACTTGGGAGATAATATACAGGATGCCTTCAAAAATGTTGACGAAATCCTTAAAAGCCTCGGCTTTGAGGCGAGTTATGACAATCAGCGGGCTGTAAGAATACTCGGTTATAATAATATTGCGATAACAGCCAATAATATCGAAAATGTAAGATATGTTGACAGTCAGGTACGTTCACTCATCGACAAAATGAATCCTGCCACGACGGTAAGGCTTATTCAGATGAGAATTGACCCGATGGAAATAGACGTTGGAACGCTTTCGGATATTGTAGATACATTCTCGGAAGAAGATGATACTAATGCAAATAATTATGCTAAATTCTTATTGAATCTTGAACACAACAATGAGATAAGCGATGAGGAGGCGACCTCATATATTGGAATTTACCGCCTTTTTGACAAGATAGTTAAGTCAGATGGTGCCATCATTGGAAGTCTGATAAGTTCAGGCAAAGACCTTACCTTAAAAAATCTTCTTACGGAAAGCAGGAATCAGAAGAAGTATGGTAAGATTGATGAACTGATCGATGATGAGCATATAAAGACCGAAGCGCAGGAAAACAGCGAGAACCTGAAAATCGATACACAGATAGATACGGCTTTCAGAGACGATTACCTCAGGCATTCCACTAAGGAAATACTGCGCAGGATGACTCCTGATGCATTAAAGCACTCGGACATTAACGAGGAATCTTCATTAAACGACATACTGAAAAGCATAGAAGAGTATTCTGAGAAGAATGAAGAAGCGGCAAAGGTAGAATACGAACTGACCGCAAATGAACTGAGGGAGGCTGCCAAAGCCGACGTGGAAATCTTCAACATATTAAGGCAGCTTGACGTAAAGGTTTCCGCAGAGAATATCAATGCGGCAGCAGAAATTTTCAGGAACAGGGGCTCGATATTTTCGAAGCTTTTCGATGAAGCAGATGATGAAGAAAAGGAAGATATCGAAGAGAACGCCGAAGATCTGGCAGAATCTTTTGATGATGAAGAAAGTGCAAAAAAAGCCTATGCAGACTTTATGAAAAAGTCAGCGGATATTCTTCGTGAGAAGGAAATGCAAAAGGATAAAAGTATTGACCTTAAGGCATTGCAGCTTGTAGGAAAAGAGCTTTCCGTAGCAAAATCCTTATCAGATCATGAAGATTATGAGATGCCCGTATTTATCGACGGAAAGCTTACCTCCGTAAACTTAAGGATAGTTCATGGTGACGGGGAAGGCAGGGTTGATGTGAGGATTGAAACCGAAAGCCTCGGAAATGTTTCGGCATCTTTTACAGTCAGGGATGGAAATGTTGACGGAACAATCATTTCGGATAAAATGGCTGCCTCTCTTAAATGGAGAAACGGAACAGAGGAGTTTGGCGAATCGTTGAAAAACAACGGACTAAGCTTAAAGAATCTGAATATTGTTACCGAGATGAATGTCAGGAACACGAGGATTCTTAAAGAAAACGGTTCGGCTGCAGGCAGGAAGCTTCAAAAGACGGACAGTGCAGCATTATACAAAACGGCAAAATGCTTTATAGCTGTTATAAGAAAAATCTGA